The sequence TTGTTTTGAGTATATCGGCGAAATCTCTTTTTTCCTTTTTTTTGAACTGTAAAATATTCGATATCGGTCTGCGGGATACAATCAAAGTTTCGTATGGCCAAACCGCCCAGAACGGCACCACGGCAACAAACGAATCGTTGCTATAAACCAAGCGTTCCTTTTTGCGCAGTTCAAGCTTCAGATAATCCTGCAGCAAAGTTCTTTCATTCTTATTAAAGTATTTCCTGAATTGCTTTAATTCTTTGAGAGGTTCGTTGGGAATCTCTTCCTGCGCCCAAATCTGGCAATGAGGATGGGGATTGCTGTTCCCCATAATTTTCCCTTTGTTCTCGAATATCTGGACATATTTTATAAAAGGTTTGCTTCCGAGGAATTCAAATTCATTCTGCCAGACGGAAATTACGTTTTCGATATCTTCCGTGTTCATCTCGGCCAATGTTAAATCGTGCCTGGGCGAGAAATTTACAACCCGGCAAATTCCTTTCTGACTTTTAGCTACGAGCAGATTTTTTTCGTTCAGGTCGAATTTCGGAGCTTCTTCCAACAAAGCGGAAAAATCATTTGTAAAAACAAAAGTCGATGTATAATCCGGATTCCGTTCGCCGTTGGCTCTCACATTACCCGGACATAAATAACATTGCGGGTCGTACTGAGGTCTTTTGTCTTCCTGCGTTTCCGATTGTTCTCCCTGCCAGGGTCTTTTTGTTCTATGCGGAGAGCAAAGCGTCCACTCGCCCGTCAAAATATTCAATCTTCTGTGAGGGTAATCGGTCAAATTTGAATTCTTCATAACTCGATAATTTCCGTTCCGTTGTTTATTGAAGTGATATAAACTTCGGCTTCGATACCGAATTTCTTTTTATAATTTTCTTTTACAAATTGCGACACGGAATCGACATATTTATTTTCAATCAGATTTATCGTACAGCCTCCGAATCCGCCGCCCATCATTCTGGCTCCGTATACTCCTTCCCGATCGGCGACCAATTCAACAAGATAATCCAGTTCAGGGCAACTTACTTCGTATTCCTTACTCAGACCCTGATGCGAACCGTACATAAATTGCCCGAATTCGCGCAGATCATTTTTGTTCAACGCTTCGCATGCGCTCAGGAGCCGTTCGTTTTCTTCAATCACATACTTACATCTTTTATAGATTACGCCGTCAAGTTGATCCTTGTTTTCTTCAAGCATATCGAGAGTAACGTCTCTGAGCGATTCGATATGCGGATATTTTTGTTTAATAATATCCACGCCGGCAGAGCATTCCTTCCTTCTTTGATTATATTCGGAGGACGCCAATGAATGAGAAACATTCGTGTTAAAGAGCACAACCGAAACACCGTCGAATTCAAACGGGAAATATTCATAATCGAGACTTCGGCAGTCGATTCTCAATACATTGCCCTTTTTGCCGAAGATATTAATATACTGGTCCATAATTCCGCATTGAACTCCGACAAATTGATTTTCCGCTCTTTGAGCCAACTTAACCAATTCGATTTTATCGAAACCCAGATCGAACAAATTGTTCAATGCGTAAGCCAGCCCCGCTTCAATTGCTGCGGAAGAAGAGAGTCCCGCGCCGATCGGTATATTCCCCCCGAACACACAATCGAATCCCATTATTTCTCTGCCGGATTGATTAATCTGGTCGACAACGCCAATTAAATAGTTTGCCCAACTTTTTTCCGATTTTCTTACTTCGTCCACTTCAAATTGCCATTCTTCGTTAAGATCAAACGCAAACAGGTTTACTTGTTTGTCTTTTCTCGGTTTAATTGCGTAATAAACCGCCTTATCGATTGCAGCCGGCAGAACAAATCCCATATTATAATCGGTATGCTCGCCAATAAGATTGACTCTCCCGGGCGATCTGACTATTACAGGTTCGCCCTCGAAGAGTTCGTAGAATTTTTCTTTAATGGAATCAATCATTTTCAGACACTCTGATTTTTAGTTTTGAAAAACATGACCGCGCCGAATAGAACCATCACAGCTC comes from Melioribacter roseus P3M-2 and encodes:
- a CDS encoding UDP-glucose--hexose-1-phosphate uridylyltransferase, with translation MKNSNLTDYPHRRLNILTGEWTLCSPHRTKRPWQGEQSETQEDKRPQYDPQCYLCPGNVRANGERNPDYTSTFVFTNDFSALLEEAPKFDLNEKNLLVAKSQKGICRVVNFSPRHDLTLAEMNTEDIENVISVWQNEFEFLGSKPFIKYVQIFENKGKIMGNSNPHPHCQIWAQEEIPNEPLKELKQFRKYFNKNERTLLQDYLKLELRKKERLVYSNDSFVAVVPFWAVWPYETLIVSRRPISNILQFKKKEKRDFADILKTITTKYDNLFKVSFPYSAGLHQAPTDGREHKEWHFHMHFYPPLLRSATVKKFMVGYEMLAEPQRDITPEYSSEILRKLPAKHYKDMQ
- a CDS encoding galactokinase — translated: MIDSIKEKFYELFEGEPVIVRSPGRVNLIGEHTDYNMGFVLPAAIDKAVYYAIKPRKDKQVNLFAFDLNEEWQFEVDEVRKSEKSWANYLIGVVDQINQSGREIMGFDCVFGGNIPIGAGLSSSAAIEAGLAYALNNLFDLGFDKIELVKLAQRAENQFVGVQCGIMDQYINIFGKKGNVLRIDCRSLDYEYFPFEFDGVSVVLFNTNVSHSLASSEYNQRRKECSAGVDIIKQKYPHIESLRDVTLDMLEENKDQLDGVIYKRCKYVIEENERLLSACEALNKNDLREFGQFMYGSHQGLSKEYEVSCPELDYLVELVADREGVYGARMMGGGFGGCTINLIENKYVDSVSQFVKENYKKKFGIEAEVYITSINNGTEIIEL